A window of the Linepithema humile isolate Giens D197 chromosome 4, Lhum_UNIL_v1.0, whole genome shotgun sequence genome harbors these coding sequences:
- the Kdm5 gene encoding lysine-specific demethylase 5A isoform X4 codes for MMSSKSNNESRNCGNNRDMTCERTENDFEFTVPPEAPVFEPHIDEFYDPLVYIAKIRPIAEIFGICKIKPPPNWQPPFAVDVDKFKFVPRIQRLNELEAKTRIKLNFLDQIAKFWELQGSSLKIPLVERKALDLYSLHKIVTDEGGIETVTKERRWAKIANKLGYPSGRSVGSILKNHYERILYPFDVFTQGKTLSDIKIEPESDEKNEKRDRDYKPHGIISRQQIKPPNEKFSRRSKRYSGQDEKQDPSIKQEDCKEECDSDNECKDKIKIKNFNSDPDKSKELKKLQFYGPGPKMAGFNTKEGKKSNKTRGLKLVYDFDPLAKYICHNCGRGDNEESMLLCDGCDDSYHTFCLLPPLTEIPKGDWRCPKCVAEEVSKPMEAFGFEQAQREYTLQQFGEMADQFKSDYFNMPVHMVPTSLVEKEFWRIVSSIDEDVTVEYGADLHTMDHGSGFPTKTSVNLFTCDQEYAESSWNLNNLPVLGGSVLGHINADISGMKVPWMYVGMCFATFCWHNEDHWSYSINYLHWGEPKTWYGVPGKQAERFEHTMKSAAPELFHSQPDLLHQLVTIMNPNILMKEKVPVYRTDQHAGEFVVTFPRAYHAGFNQGYNFAEAVNFAPADWLKIGRDCITHYSNLRRFCVFSHDELVCKMSLDPDALDIGIATATYHDMLQMVEDEKKLRKNLLEWGVTEAEREAFELLPDDERQCEACKTTCFLSAVTCSCHSSQLVCLRHYAELCNCPPEKHTLRYRYTLDELPIMLQKLKLKAESFDSWVTKVKEAMDPKNDKIELTELKELLNEAENKKFPESELLTALTTAVQDAEKCASVAQQLLNNKQRTRTRHTVDTKYKLTVEELTLFYKEISNLCCELKESDGVKFILDQVLQFQKDAEELESKVEDCDIEKLEKCIDFGDSICIELPQLVKLKQRLAQIQWLEEVKALQDDPKSASREELTKLIEKGMIIPPHFSIENTLSELHALTKAIDKWEEKAKAFLQTKNRRTITAVEEFIHEADEVEAYLPSLDTLQDMLNKAKNWTKIVDDIQAKETFSYYDTLDDLIRKGRNIPLHLDALPILESTLSQAKAWKERTARTFLRKNSHYTLMEALSPRIGVGVQAMKTKKNKGDESVGAVYVCDTKLDDSSDSATVVAAFKLAETREMEAMRSLRERNLMKMKAEVEDAKYCVCRRPRYGIMLQCELCKDWFHTNCVPLPKTSYKGKPPGPTDMKFLCPCCLRSRRPRLETILAILVSLQKIQIRLPEGEALQCLTERAMNWQDRARQALATEEISSILGKLAMMSQKLVEAAAREKTEKIISSELKKAANNPELHQRVQAIAPLSGVHSDDSALSTADDDDDVIAMDDEPTCSTFNSNEHAYSYISKVRRKNQSSDNGGESLALLSSSARSRLEELMMEGDLLEVALDETQHIWRILSHVNTQNTTRKYKSFDEVQTNANQEAKDVKKRGRKRKSEEFELLKKIGRQKVEEKNAVKRSKSGPAAKEKRQSSSPVPVKRGPRKMKRKSESEEIPKKRGGNRTKKTKQESSDEEDDCAAVNCLRPSGKEVDWVQCDGGCEGWFHMHCVGLDRTDIAEEDDYICSNCKEADQNASPQEYHGSTTDTEAGV; via the exons ATGATGAGTTCCAAGAGCAACAACGAGAGCCGCAATTGCGGAAATAATCGCGACATGACCTGCGAACGCACTGAGAACGATTTTGAGTTCACGGTGCCGCCAGAGGCGCCGGTATTCGAGCCCCACATCGACGAGTTCTACGATCCGCTTGTCTACATCGCGAAAATACGGCCAATCGCCGAGATCTTCGGTATCTGCAAGATTAAACCACCGCCT AATTGGCAGCCACCGTTCGCTGTAGATGTGGACAAGTTCAAATTTGTGCCGAGAATACAAAGGTTAAACGAATTAGAAGCTAAGACCAGGATAAAGCTGAACTTCTTAGATCAAATCGCGAAATTCTGGGAGCTTCAAGGTTCCTCTTTGAAGATCCCGCTTGTAGAACGCAAGGCGCTGGACTTGTATTCCTTACATAAAATAGTCACAGACGAAg GCGGCATAGAAACTGTAACGAAGGAAAGAAGGTGGGCAAAAATTGCCAATAAACTGGGTTATCCATCCGGACGAAGCGTAGGCAGTATATTGAAGAATCATTACGAGAGAATTTTATATCCTTTTGACGTATTCACGCAAGGAAAGACATTGTCAGATATT aaaatcgAACCAGAGTCGGACGAGAAGAACGAGAAGAGAGATCGCGATTACAAGCCACATGGTATAATATCTCGACAGCAAATTAAACCAcctaatgaaaaattttcacgGCGATCCAAGCGCTATTCCGGACAAGATGAGAAGCAAGATCCATCGATTAAACAAGAGGATTGCAAGGAGGAGTGCGACTCGGACAACGAGTGCAaggacaaaattaaaatcaagaatTTTAATTCCGACCCGGATAAGAGCAAGGAGCTCAAGAAGTTACAATTTTATGGACCAGGCCCGAAAATGGCTGGTTTTAATACCAAAGAGGGAAAGAAATCTAATAAAACGCGCGGCTTGAAACTTGTTTATGATTTCGATCCT ctggcaaaatatatttgccaCAATTGTGGAAGAGGCGATAACGAAGAAAGCATGTTGTTATGCGATGGTTGCGACGACAGCTATCACACTTTTTGCCTTTTGCCGCCTTTGACGGAAATACCAAAGGGCGACTGGCGGTGTCCCAAGTGCGTCGCTGAAGAGGTTTCAAAACCGATGGAGGCGTTCGGTTTCGAACAGGCGCAGAGGGAATACACGCTGCAGCAATTCGGAGAAATGGCTGATCAATTCAAGAGCGATTACTTCAATATGCCCGTGCAT atgGTTCCAACATCGCTAGTGGAGAAAGAATTTTGGCGAATAGTATCGTCGATTGATGAGGACGTGACTGTGGAATATGGTGCAGATTTACACACGATGGATCATGGATCAGGATTTCCAACCAAAACCAGCGTTAACTTGTTTACTTGCGATCAGGAGTATGCCGAATCTTCATGGAATCTAAACAATCTGCCGGTCTTGGGTGGCAGCGTTTTAGGTCACATTAACGCTGATATCAGCGGTATGAAAGTTCCTTGGATGTACGTTGGCATGTGCTTTGCGACATTCTGCTGGCACAATGAGGATCACTGGAGCTATTCCATTAATTACCTTCACTGGGGTGAACCAAAGACATGGTATGGAGTGCCGGGTAAACAAGCGGAACGGTTCGAGCACACTATGAAATCAGCCGCGCCGGAACTATTTCACAGTCAGCCCGATCTATTGCATCAACTTGTTACCATTATGAATCCGAACATATTGATGAAAGAAA AAGTGCCAGTATACAGAACTGATCAGCATGCAGGCGAGTTTGTGGTGACATTTCCGAGAGCGTATCATGCTGGTTTCAACCAGGGCTATAATTTCGCAGAAGCTGTGAATTTCGCACCTGCTGATTGg CTCAAAATTGGACGGGACTGCATCACgcattattcaaatttgcGGAGATTCTGTGTATTTTCTCACGACGAATTGGTTTGCAAAATGTCTCTGGATCCAGATGCATTAGATATCGGGATCGCAACCGCTACGTATCACGACATGCTGCAAATGGTGGAGGACGAGAAAAAACTACGAAAGAATTTGCTGGAATGG GGCGTGACAGAAGCAGAACGTGAGGCATTTGAGCTTTTGCCAGATGATGAAAGACAGTGTGAAGCATGTAAGACCACCTGCTTCCTCAGTGCAGTTACATGCTCGTGTCACAGTTCGCAGTTAGTTTGTCTCAGACATTACGCGGAACTTTGTAACTGTCCACCAGAGAAACACACACTTCGTTATCGATATACGTTGGACGAATTACCGATCATGCTGCAGAAGTTGAAGCTCAAAGCTGAGTCATTCGACTCATGGGTGACCAAAGTGAAAGAAGCGATGGATCCCAAAAACGACAAAATTGAGCTGACCGAGTTGAAAGAACTCCTAAATGAAGCTGAGAACAAGAAGTTCCCAGAGAGTGAATTGCTGACAGCTTTAACCACAGCTGTACAAGATGCTGAGAAGTGCGCGAGTGTTGCGCAACAACTCTTGAACAATAAACAGCGTACAAG GACCAGGCATACAGTTGacacaaaatataaacttacTGTTGAAGAACTAACACTCTTCTACAAAGAAATAAGCAATCTATGCTGTGAATTAAAGGAATCAGACGgtgtaaaatttatcttgGATCAGGTATTACAGTTTCAGAAGGATGCGGAAGAGTTGGAATCTAAAGTGGAAGATTGCGATATTGAAAAGTTGGAAAAATGCATTGATTTTGGAGATTCCATCTGCATTGAATTGCCTCAACTCGTGAAATTGAAACAA aggTTGGCGCAAATACAATGGCTCGAGGAAGTAAAAGCCCTTCAGGACGATCCTAAATCGGCCAGTCGCGAAGAACTGACAAAGTTGATTGAGAAGGGCATGATAATACCGCCTCATTTTAGTATCGAGAATACATTGTCGGAATTGCACGCGTTAACAAAGGCGATTGATAAATGGGAAGAAAAGGCCAAGGCGTTTCTTCAGACGAAAAATAGACGTACAATCACGGCTGTGGAAGAGTTTATTCACGAGGCGGACGAAGTCGAAGCATACCTGCCGAGCTTGGACACTCTTCAAGACATGCTAAACAAGGCAAAGAACTGGACAAAAATAGTAGACGACATACAAGCGAAAGAAACTTTTTCGTATTACGATACTCTGGATGATCTAATAAGAAAGGGAAGAAACATACCGCTGCATCTGGACGCCCTTCCGATATTGGAATCCACCCTGTCACAGGCTAAAGCGTGGAAAGAAAGGACTGCGAGGACATTCCTGAGGAAGAATTCGCACTACACGTTGATGGAAGCCTTGTCGCCACGGATCGGCGTCGGCGTGCAGGCGATGAAAACCAAGAAAAACAAAGGCGACGAATCCGTGGGCGCCGTTTATGTCTGTGATACGAAACTGGACGACTCCAGCGATTCGGCGACCGTCGTGGCTGCCTTTAAGCTGGCGGAGACACGAGAGATGGAGGCGATGAGGAGTCTGAGGGAGAGGAACTTGATGAAGATGAAAGCGGAAGTGGAAGACGCCAAGTATTGCGTCTGTCGACGACCAAGATACGGCATCATGCTTCAGTGCGAGCTCTGCAAGGATTGGTTCCACA caAATTGCGTGCCGCTGCCTAAAACATCGTACAAAGGTAAACCACCAGGCCCGACAGACATGAAATTCCTGTGTCCGTGCTGTCTGCGTTCTCGACGACCTCGTCTGGAAACGATATTAGCCATCCTGGTGAGCCTCCAAAAAATTCAGATTCGCCTACCAGAAGGAGAGGCGTTGCAATGCCTAACGGAGCGTGCAATGAATTGGCAG GATCGAGCGAGGCAAGCACTGGCTACCGAAGAGATCTCGTCGATACTGGGAAAGCTGGCTATGATGTCGCAAAAATTGGTAGAAGCCGCGGCGAGGGAAAAGACGGAGAAAATTATCAGTAGCGAGTTGAAGAAAGCAGCGAATAATCCCGAACTGCATCAGAGAGTGCAAGCTATCGCACCCCTCAGCGGAGTACATTCGGATGATAGCGCGCTTAGTACTGCA gatgacgatgacgatgttATCGCCATGGATGACGAACCGACCTGTAGTACTTTCAACAGTAATGAACACGCATATTCATACA TTTCGAAAGTTCGGCGAAAAAATCAATCGAGCGATAACGGCGGCGAATCGCTGGCCCTGTTATCGTCAAGTGCAAGGTCACGTTTGGAGGAACTCATGATGGAGGGCGATCTGTTGGAAGTCGCCTTGGACGAGACACAGCATATATGGCGTATTTTAAGTCACGTAAATACGCAAAACACTACACGGAAATACAAGTCGTTTGACGAAGTTCAAACGAACGCCAATCAGGAGGCAAAGGACGTGAAGAAACGGGgtagaaagagaaaatcagaagaatttgaattattgaagaaaattggACGGCAAAAGGTCGAAGAAAAGAATGCAGTCAAACGGAGCAAAAGCGGCCCTGCTGCCAAAGAGAAGAGGCAGAGCAGTTCGCCGGTGCCTGTGAAGCGCGGACCTCGAAAG ATGAAACGCAAGAGCGAGAGTGAGGAAATCCCTAAGAAGCGAGGTGGTAATCGCACGAAGAAGACAAAGCAAGAGAGCTCGGACGAAGAGGATGATTGCGCGGCGGTTAACTGTCTGCGGCCTAGTG GTAAGGAAGTTGATTGGGTTCAGTGTGACGGTGGCTGCGAAGGTTGGTTCCATATGCATTGTGTCGGATTGGATCGCACAGATATCGCAGAGGAAGACGATTATATTTGTAGCAACTGTAAAGAAGCCGATCAAAATGCATCG CCCCAGGAGTACCACGGCAGCACCACCGACACGGAGGCGGGCGTCTAG
- the Kdm5 gene encoding lysine-specific demethylase 5A isoform X2 translates to MMSSKSNNESRNCGNNRDMTCERTENDFEFTVPPEAPVFEPHIDEFYDPLVYIAKIRPIAEIFGICKIKPPPNWQPPFAVDVDKFKFVPRIQRLNELEAKTRIKLNFLDQIAKFWELQGSSLKIPLVERKALDLYSLHKIVTDEGGIETVTKERRWAKIANKLGYPSGRSVGSILKNHYERILYPFDVFTQGKTLSDIKIEPESDEKNEKRDRDYKPHGIISRQQIKPPNEKFSRRSKRYSGQDEKQDPSIKQEDCKEECDSDNECKDKIKIKNFNSDPDKSKELKKLQFYGPGPKMAGFNTKEGKKSNKTRGLKLVYDFDPLAKYICHNCGRGDNEESMLLCDGCDDSYHTFCLLPPLTEIPKGDWRCPKCVAEEVSKPMEAFGFEQAQREYTLQQFGEMADQFKSDYFNMPVHMVPTSLVEKEFWRIVSSIDEDVTVEYGADLHTMDHGSGFPTKTSVNLFTCDQEYAESSWNLNNLPVLGGSVLGHINADISGMKVPWMYVGMCFATFCWHNEDHWSYSINYLHWGEPKTWYGVPGKQAERFEHTMKSAAPELFHSQPDLLHQLVTIMNPNILMKEKVPVYRTDQHAGEFVVTFPRAYHAGFNQGYNFAEAVNFAPADWLKIGRDCITHYSNLRRFCVFSHDELVCKMSLDPDALDIGIATATYHDMLQMVEDEKKLRKNLLEWGVTEAEREAFELLPDDERQCEACKTTCFLSAVTCSCHSSQLVCLRHYAELCNCPPEKHTLRYRYTLDELPIMLQKLKLKAESFDSWVTKVKEAMDPKNDKIELTELKELLNEAENKKFPESELLTALTTAVQDAEKCASVAQQLLNNKQRTRTRHTVDTKYKLTVEELTLFYKEISNLCCELKESDGVKFILDQVLQFQKDAEELESKVEDCDIEKLEKCIDFGDSICIELPQLVKLKQRLAQIQWLEEVKALQDDPKSASREELTKLIEKGMIIPPHFSIENTLSELHALTKAIDKWEEKAKAFLQTKNRRTITAVEEFIHEADEVEAYLPSLDTLQDMLNKAKNWTKIVDDIQAKETFSYYDTLDDLIRKGRNIPLHLDALPILESTLSQAKAWKERTARTFLRKNSHYTLMEALSPRIGVGVQAMKTKKNKGDESVGAVYVCDTKLDDSSDSATVVAAFKLAETREMEAMRSLRERNLMKMKAEVEDAKYCVCRRPRYGIMLQCELCKDWFHTNCVPLPKTSYKGKPPGPTDMKFLCPCCLRSRRPRLETILAILVSLQKIQIRLPEGEALQCLTERAMNWQDRARQALATEEISSILGKLAMMSQKLVEAAAREKTEKIISSELKKAANNPELHQRVQAIAPLSGVHSDDSALSTADDDDDVIAMDDEPTCSTFNSNEHAYSYISKVRRKNQSSDNGGESLALLSSSARSRLEELMMEGDLLEVALDETQHIWRILSHVNTQNTTRKYKSFDEVQTNANQEAKDVKKRGRKRKSEEFELLKKIGRQKVEEKNAVKRSKSGPAAKEKRQSSSPVPVKRGPRKMKRKSESEEIPKKRGGNRTKKTKQESSDEEDDCAAVNCLRPSGKEVDWVQCDGGCEGWFHMHCVGLDRTDIAEEDDYICSNCKEADQNASSRSPPDPAESLGLDALLSLSQPQEYHGSTTDTEAGV, encoded by the exons ATGATGAGTTCCAAGAGCAACAACGAGAGCCGCAATTGCGGAAATAATCGCGACATGACCTGCGAACGCACTGAGAACGATTTTGAGTTCACGGTGCCGCCAGAGGCGCCGGTATTCGAGCCCCACATCGACGAGTTCTACGATCCGCTTGTCTACATCGCGAAAATACGGCCAATCGCCGAGATCTTCGGTATCTGCAAGATTAAACCACCGCCT AATTGGCAGCCACCGTTCGCTGTAGATGTGGACAAGTTCAAATTTGTGCCGAGAATACAAAGGTTAAACGAATTAGAAGCTAAGACCAGGATAAAGCTGAACTTCTTAGATCAAATCGCGAAATTCTGGGAGCTTCAAGGTTCCTCTTTGAAGATCCCGCTTGTAGAACGCAAGGCGCTGGACTTGTATTCCTTACATAAAATAGTCACAGACGAAg GCGGCATAGAAACTGTAACGAAGGAAAGAAGGTGGGCAAAAATTGCCAATAAACTGGGTTATCCATCCGGACGAAGCGTAGGCAGTATATTGAAGAATCATTACGAGAGAATTTTATATCCTTTTGACGTATTCACGCAAGGAAAGACATTGTCAGATATT aaaatcgAACCAGAGTCGGACGAGAAGAACGAGAAGAGAGATCGCGATTACAAGCCACATGGTATAATATCTCGACAGCAAATTAAACCAcctaatgaaaaattttcacgGCGATCCAAGCGCTATTCCGGACAAGATGAGAAGCAAGATCCATCGATTAAACAAGAGGATTGCAAGGAGGAGTGCGACTCGGACAACGAGTGCAaggacaaaattaaaatcaagaatTTTAATTCCGACCCGGATAAGAGCAAGGAGCTCAAGAAGTTACAATTTTATGGACCAGGCCCGAAAATGGCTGGTTTTAATACCAAAGAGGGAAAGAAATCTAATAAAACGCGCGGCTTGAAACTTGTTTATGATTTCGATCCT ctggcaaaatatatttgccaCAATTGTGGAAGAGGCGATAACGAAGAAAGCATGTTGTTATGCGATGGTTGCGACGACAGCTATCACACTTTTTGCCTTTTGCCGCCTTTGACGGAAATACCAAAGGGCGACTGGCGGTGTCCCAAGTGCGTCGCTGAAGAGGTTTCAAAACCGATGGAGGCGTTCGGTTTCGAACAGGCGCAGAGGGAATACACGCTGCAGCAATTCGGAGAAATGGCTGATCAATTCAAGAGCGATTACTTCAATATGCCCGTGCAT atgGTTCCAACATCGCTAGTGGAGAAAGAATTTTGGCGAATAGTATCGTCGATTGATGAGGACGTGACTGTGGAATATGGTGCAGATTTACACACGATGGATCATGGATCAGGATTTCCAACCAAAACCAGCGTTAACTTGTTTACTTGCGATCAGGAGTATGCCGAATCTTCATGGAATCTAAACAATCTGCCGGTCTTGGGTGGCAGCGTTTTAGGTCACATTAACGCTGATATCAGCGGTATGAAAGTTCCTTGGATGTACGTTGGCATGTGCTTTGCGACATTCTGCTGGCACAATGAGGATCACTGGAGCTATTCCATTAATTACCTTCACTGGGGTGAACCAAAGACATGGTATGGAGTGCCGGGTAAACAAGCGGAACGGTTCGAGCACACTATGAAATCAGCCGCGCCGGAACTATTTCACAGTCAGCCCGATCTATTGCATCAACTTGTTACCATTATGAATCCGAACATATTGATGAAAGAAA AAGTGCCAGTATACAGAACTGATCAGCATGCAGGCGAGTTTGTGGTGACATTTCCGAGAGCGTATCATGCTGGTTTCAACCAGGGCTATAATTTCGCAGAAGCTGTGAATTTCGCACCTGCTGATTGg CTCAAAATTGGACGGGACTGCATCACgcattattcaaatttgcGGAGATTCTGTGTATTTTCTCACGACGAATTGGTTTGCAAAATGTCTCTGGATCCAGATGCATTAGATATCGGGATCGCAACCGCTACGTATCACGACATGCTGCAAATGGTGGAGGACGAGAAAAAACTACGAAAGAATTTGCTGGAATGG GGCGTGACAGAAGCAGAACGTGAGGCATTTGAGCTTTTGCCAGATGATGAAAGACAGTGTGAAGCATGTAAGACCACCTGCTTCCTCAGTGCAGTTACATGCTCGTGTCACAGTTCGCAGTTAGTTTGTCTCAGACATTACGCGGAACTTTGTAACTGTCCACCAGAGAAACACACACTTCGTTATCGATATACGTTGGACGAATTACCGATCATGCTGCAGAAGTTGAAGCTCAAAGCTGAGTCATTCGACTCATGGGTGACCAAAGTGAAAGAAGCGATGGATCCCAAAAACGACAAAATTGAGCTGACCGAGTTGAAAGAACTCCTAAATGAAGCTGAGAACAAGAAGTTCCCAGAGAGTGAATTGCTGACAGCTTTAACCACAGCTGTACAAGATGCTGAGAAGTGCGCGAGTGTTGCGCAACAACTCTTGAACAATAAACAGCGTACAAG GACCAGGCATACAGTTGacacaaaatataaacttacTGTTGAAGAACTAACACTCTTCTACAAAGAAATAAGCAATCTATGCTGTGAATTAAAGGAATCAGACGgtgtaaaatttatcttgGATCAGGTATTACAGTTTCAGAAGGATGCGGAAGAGTTGGAATCTAAAGTGGAAGATTGCGATATTGAAAAGTTGGAAAAATGCATTGATTTTGGAGATTCCATCTGCATTGAATTGCCTCAACTCGTGAAATTGAAACAA aggTTGGCGCAAATACAATGGCTCGAGGAAGTAAAAGCCCTTCAGGACGATCCTAAATCGGCCAGTCGCGAAGAACTGACAAAGTTGATTGAGAAGGGCATGATAATACCGCCTCATTTTAGTATCGAGAATACATTGTCGGAATTGCACGCGTTAACAAAGGCGATTGATAAATGGGAAGAAAAGGCCAAGGCGTTTCTTCAGACGAAAAATAGACGTACAATCACGGCTGTGGAAGAGTTTATTCACGAGGCGGACGAAGTCGAAGCATACCTGCCGAGCTTGGACACTCTTCAAGACATGCTAAACAAGGCAAAGAACTGGACAAAAATAGTAGACGACATACAAGCGAAAGAAACTTTTTCGTATTACGATACTCTGGATGATCTAATAAGAAAGGGAAGAAACATACCGCTGCATCTGGACGCCCTTCCGATATTGGAATCCACCCTGTCACAGGCTAAAGCGTGGAAAGAAAGGACTGCGAGGACATTCCTGAGGAAGAATTCGCACTACACGTTGATGGAAGCCTTGTCGCCACGGATCGGCGTCGGCGTGCAGGCGATGAAAACCAAGAAAAACAAAGGCGACGAATCCGTGGGCGCCGTTTATGTCTGTGATACGAAACTGGACGACTCCAGCGATTCGGCGACCGTCGTGGCTGCCTTTAAGCTGGCGGAGACACGAGAGATGGAGGCGATGAGGAGTCTGAGGGAGAGGAACTTGATGAAGATGAAAGCGGAAGTGGAAGACGCCAAGTATTGCGTCTGTCGACGACCAAGATACGGCATCATGCTTCAGTGCGAGCTCTGCAAGGATTGGTTCCACA caAATTGCGTGCCGCTGCCTAAAACATCGTACAAAGGTAAACCACCAGGCCCGACAGACATGAAATTCCTGTGTCCGTGCTGTCTGCGTTCTCGACGACCTCGTCTGGAAACGATATTAGCCATCCTGGTGAGCCTCCAAAAAATTCAGATTCGCCTACCAGAAGGAGAGGCGTTGCAATGCCTAACGGAGCGTGCAATGAATTGGCAG GATCGAGCGAGGCAAGCACTGGCTACCGAAGAGATCTCGTCGATACTGGGAAAGCTGGCTATGATGTCGCAAAAATTGGTAGAAGCCGCGGCGAGGGAAAAGACGGAGAAAATTATCAGTAGCGAGTTGAAGAAAGCAGCGAATAATCCCGAACTGCATCAGAGAGTGCAAGCTATCGCACCCCTCAGCGGAGTACATTCGGATGATAGCGCGCTTAGTACTGCA gatgacgatgacgatgttATCGCCATGGATGACGAACCGACCTGTAGTACTTTCAACAGTAATGAACACGCATATTCATACA TTTCGAAAGTTCGGCGAAAAAATCAATCGAGCGATAACGGCGGCGAATCGCTGGCCCTGTTATCGTCAAGTGCAAGGTCACGTTTGGAGGAACTCATGATGGAGGGCGATCTGTTGGAAGTCGCCTTGGACGAGACACAGCATATATGGCGTATTTTAAGTCACGTAAATACGCAAAACACTACACGGAAATACAAGTCGTTTGACGAAGTTCAAACGAACGCCAATCAGGAGGCAAAGGACGTGAAGAAACGGGgtagaaagagaaaatcagaagaatttgaattattgaagaaaattggACGGCAAAAGGTCGAAGAAAAGAATGCAGTCAAACGGAGCAAAAGCGGCCCTGCTGCCAAAGAGAAGAGGCAGAGCAGTTCGCCGGTGCCTGTGAAGCGCGGACCTCGAAAG ATGAAACGCAAGAGCGAGAGTGAGGAAATCCCTAAGAAGCGAGGTGGTAATCGCACGAAGAAGACAAAGCAAGAGAGCTCGGACGAAGAGGATGATTGCGCGGCGGTTAACTGTCTGCGGCCTAGTG GTAAGGAAGTTGATTGGGTTCAGTGTGACGGTGGCTGCGAAGGTTGGTTCCATATGCATTGTGTCGGATTGGATCGCACAGATATCGCAGAGGAAGACGATTATATTTGTAGCAACTGTAAAGAAGCCGATCAAAATGCATCG TCGAGATCCCCGCCAGATCCGGCTGAATCATTAGGTCTGGATGCACTTCTTTCCCTTTCTCAGCCCCAGGAGTACCACGGCAGCACCACCGACACGGAGGCGGGCGTCTAG